In [Leptolyngbya] sp. PCC 7376, a genomic segment contains:
- a CDS encoding HEPN domain-containing protein: MTEPIIVEYLVIVDPKKGLACDIPGLRYLLEAHDKLTLSNGSISFEDSEVSFEVSTDEVVGDANLRFFHLILTVDEEQIVIFQSVLRAVRSVLSKAAEMPIQILRDGVGFYYAKLAYPQIHRIENLMRKLITKFMITRVGMGWTTVNVPREVTSAIRTNKNKRHHDLLWDTDFIQLANFLFKPYAQSDNSDLQVLLSSCTGESLPTSALAPFVSLSNWQRYFDELVACEGDYLEKRWIRLYELRCKIAHNNVITVKESDEITQLVNDLSEKLEEAVARLGEVEVRLEDREQLAEDAVSIHEITGQFIEAWRTLEKLILHISKKIDLKNERLVKRGARGNISGCVVVLRDQCYLPEELLKPLVELWQLRDLLVHHHDAEFDKARLKSEIARVEITVQAISEWFAEQ; this comes from the coding sequence TTGACTGAGCCAATTATTGTCGAATATCTCGTTATCGTCGATCCAAAAAAAGGTCTAGCATGTGACATTCCAGGTCTCCGGTATTTGCTTGAGGCTCACGATAAATTGACGCTTTCAAATGGCAGTATCTCGTTTGAAGACTCCGAAGTTTCATTCGAAGTGTCCACAGATGAAGTCGTGGGCGATGCTAATCTTCGTTTCTTTCACTTGATACTTACTGTAGATGAAGAGCAGATAGTTATCTTTCAGAGTGTACTTAGGGCTGTACGTTCTGTCCTTTCAAAAGCAGCAGAAATGCCAATACAGATTCTTCGCGATGGAGTGGGGTTTTATTATGCAAAGCTTGCGTATCCTCAGATTCACCGCATTGAGAATCTCATGCGTAAGCTCATTACGAAATTTATGATCACACGTGTAGGTATGGGCTGGACGACGGTAAATGTTCCTCGTGAGGTTACTAGTGCGATTCGGACGAATAAGAATAAACGTCATCACGATCTCCTATGGGATACTGATTTTATTCAGCTTGCAAATTTCCTTTTTAAGCCATACGCTCAAAGCGATAATTCTGATCTACAAGTGCTTTTATCCTCTTGCACTGGTGAATCGCTTCCAACTTCAGCACTCGCACCATTTGTCTCTCTCTCTAATTGGCAACGATACTTCGATGAACTTGTAGCCTGTGAAGGCGATTACCTTGAAAAACGGTGGATACGACTGTACGAGTTACGTTGCAAGATTGCGCACAATAATGTCATCACCGTAAAAGAATCTGATGAGATTACGCAGCTAGTAAATGATTTAAGCGAAAAGCTTGAGGAAGCAGTCGCTCGGCTTGGTGAGGTCGAAGTTCGACTTGAAGACCGCGAACAGTTGGCAGAAGATGCTGTAAGTATTCACGAGATAACTGGACAATTCATCGAAGCTTGGAGAACTCTCGAGAAACTCATACTCCATATTTCGAAAAAAATCGATCTGAAAAACGAGAGGCTCGTCAAGCGCGGAGCTCGAGGAAATATTAGTGGATGCGTTGTCGTACTCCGCGACCAGTGTTACCTTCCAGAGGAGTTACTCAAACCTCTTGTCGAGCTTTGGCAACTACGCGATTTATTGGTGCATCACCATGATGCTGAATTCGATAAAGCTCGACTAAAAAGCGAGATTGCGAGGGTCGAAATTACAGTACAAGCCATATCCGAGTGGTTCGCAGAGCAATAA
- a CDS encoding tetratricopeptide repeat protein — MAAEQNQDPSQINQTGTFGIGVNQGTIESGAVVAGQYTVINQPPKPKPIPSNVRRGSKNYVEREENTLQQIHDKLQAGQGVIVCAVEGMGGVGKTELSLQYAQHYKQEYTTQYFLSLRETKLPQAVVTLASPYLPLPEPMQSATIEEQAAWYWQNWLPDEGKMLVILDDVPNAESIPDLAMPFDPRVKVLVTTRERQLDLNFDSLSLEVLSEEKAIALLVNIVGEKKVIKEIATVKEICKTLGYLPLGLELIGEYLGQNRFLTFAELQKRLSIADESLSRERPKKFYGQRGVMAAIQLSWDDLSEASKRVAMWLGLFAPVEIWWELVEWLSSKVEITETELNEARGELDRLNLIQPTDDSYDFYTIHSLVRDFYGMKLSDAQENQIFRKGFVKGLLRLAQLMPRVPTTEWFSMFTLVIPHLELMSREMLDDIQNQDEDLIWAFIGTAGFYRGQGLYTLAAKPYQRCLDVTRELLGERHLHVAASINNLAELYRLQGKYEEAEPLFLQCLSMRKELLGDQNQVVVDIINNLAGLYREQGKYEEAEPLFLQCLSMRKELLGERHQDVASSMQHLADLYQNQEKYEAAEPLNKKALSMRKELLGKSHPSTVTSVHNLAFLYKEQGKYEEAKPLFETVLSMYQDRLGEQHPYVATSMSNLAELYRLQGRYEAAESLQKKSLSMRKELLGESHPEVASSMSNLALAYSSQGKYEAAEPLYEQALSMAQELLGERHPDVASSMSNLAGLYREQGKYEAAETLFQQALSIYMSALGQDHPHTQNVQNGFLMNKLHIATGLDEEGLAQMEQNNPDEFQRLLQQIMSN; from the coding sequence ATGGCAGCAGAGCAGAATCAAGACCCTTCGCAAATCAATCAGACTGGTACTTTTGGTATCGGCGTGAATCAAGGGACGATTGAATCTGGTGCTGTAGTTGCGGGTCAATACACAGTCATCAATCAGCCACCTAAGCCAAAACCAATTCCTAGTAATGTGCGACGTGGCTCAAAGAATTATGTTGAGCGGGAAGAAAATACTCTCCAGCAAATTCACGATAAGTTGCAAGCGGGTCAAGGAGTCATCGTCTGTGCAGTAGAAGGAATGGGCGGTGTCGGTAAAACTGAGTTGTCTCTGCAATATGCCCAACATTACAAACAGGAATATACAACACAGTATTTTCTGTCACTTAGAGAAACGAAATTACCGCAAGCTGTGGTGACATTGGCGAGTCCATATTTGCCATTGCCAGAACCAATGCAGTCAGCAACCATCGAAGAACAAGCCGCATGGTATTGGCAAAACTGGCTACCGGATGAAGGCAAGATGCTAGTAATTCTGGATGATGTGCCCAATGCTGAAAGTATTCCTGATTTGGCGATGCCTTTCGACCCAAGGGTAAAGGTATTAGTCACAACGAGAGAGCGTCAACTTGATCTAAATTTTGACTCATTATCGCTAGAGGTTTTGTCAGAGGAAAAAGCCATTGCTCTTCTAGTGAATATCGTTGGGGAGAAAAAAGTCATCAAGGAGATTGCAACAGTAAAAGAGATTTGTAAAACCCTTGGTTATTTGCCATTAGGACTGGAATTAATCGGGGAATATCTCGGGCAAAATCGCTTTCTGACCTTTGCAGAATTACAAAAACGGCTATCCATTGCGGATGAATCTCTATCGCGAGAGCGACCAAAGAAATTTTATGGCCAGCGTGGTGTAATGGCGGCAATCCAGCTCAGTTGGGATGATCTCAGCGAAGCCTCAAAACGAGTAGCGATGTGGCTAGGATTATTTGCACCAGTGGAAATTTGGTGGGAGTTAGTCGAATGGCTCAGCTCCAAGGTTGAGATCACAGAGACAGAACTGAATGAAGCACGGGGCGAGTTAGACCGTTTAAATTTGATTCAACCGACCGATGATAGCTATGACTTTTATACGATTCACTCTTTAGTGCGAGATTTCTATGGGATGAAGTTATCTGATGCACAGGAAAATCAGATATTCAGAAAGGGATTTGTAAAAGGTCTGCTGAGGCTTGCTCAACTAATGCCTCGCGTCCCAACAACAGAATGGTTTTCAATGTTTACTCTAGTGATTCCTCACTTGGAGTTAATGAGTCGGGAGATGTTGGATGATATTCAGAATCAAGATGAAGACTTAATTTGGGCATTTATCGGAACAGCCGGATTCTATAGGGGACAGGGGTTATATACATTAGCTGCGAAGCCATATCAGAGATGCTTAGATGTGACGCGAGAGCTACTAGGAGAGAGGCATTTGCATGTCGCCGCTAGCATTAACAACCTTGCAGAATTGTACAGATTGCAAGGGAAATATGAAGAAGCTGAACCCCTGTTTTTACAATGCCTATCGATGAGAAAAGAGCTATTAGGTGATCAAAACCAAGTTGTCGTCGATATTATTAACAATCTTGCAGGATTGTATCGAGAGCAAGGGAAATATGAAGAAGCTGAACCCCTGTTTTTACAATGCCTATCGATGAGAAAAGAGCTATTGGGGGAGCGACACCAAGATGTCGCCAGTAGTATGCAACATCTTGCTGATTTGTACCAAAACCAAGAGAAATATGAAGCAGCAGAACCCCTGAATAAAAAAGCCCTATCAATGAGGAAAGAGCTGTTAGGAAAGAGTCATCCAAGTACTGTTACTAGTGTGCATAACCTTGCATTCTTATATAAAGAGCAAGGGAAGTATGAAGAAGCAAAACCTCTGTTTGAAACAGTTCTATCGATGTACCAAGATCGATTAGGAGAGCAGCATCCATATGTTGCTACTAGTATGAGTAACCTTGCAGAACTGTATAGATTGCAAGGGAGATATGAAGCTGCGGAATCGCTGCAAAAAAAATCCCTATCGATGAGAAAAGAGCTATTAGGGGAGAGCCACCCAGAGGTCGCCAGTAGTATGAGTAACCTTGCATTAGCGTACTCATCGCAAGGGAAATATGAGGCAGCGGAACCCCTCTATGAACAAGCCCTCTCGATGGCACAAGAACTATTAGGGGAGCGCCACCCAGATGTCGCCAGTAGTATGAGTAACCTTGCAGGATTGTATCGAGAGCAAGGGAAATATGAAGCAGCCGAAACCCTCTTTCAACAAGCCCTCTCGATTTATATGTCTGCGCTGGGACAAGACCATCCTCATACTCAAAACGTTCAGAACGGTTTTCTCATGAATAAGCTGCATATTGCCACTGGTTTAGATGAGGAAGGATTAGCACAAATGGAGCAGAACAACCCAGATGAATTTCAACGACTACTCCAGCAAATCATGTCAAATTAA
- a CDS encoding IS982 family transposase, whose product MSSLEALFCHVDDFCQVFEPLWHQALLSSGKKYRRRQRSFSLSEVMTILIAFHQSHYRNFKHFYLIKVKCDWQQEFPLAVSYQRFVTWIPSSLIPLCTYLRRCFGQCTGISFIDATSIKVCHNRRISQHRVFEGCAARGKTSVGWFFGFKLHLVINERGELLNVQVTPGNTDDRQPVVELWQDLWGKVFADKGYVSQSLAQHLQEEHEVTLMAKPRRNMKHHLMVYQDKLFARKRALIETVIDQLKNISQIEHSRHRSPTNFCVNLLCGLIAYCHQPKKPSLQLD is encoded by the coding sequence ATGTCCAGTCTAGAGGCTCTGTTTTGCCATGTTGATGATTTCTGCCAAGTCTTTGAACCCTTATGGCATCAAGCGTTACTCAGCTCTGGCAAAAAATACCGTCGCCGTCAGAGAAGCTTCAGTCTGAGTGAGGTGATGACTATTCTCATTGCTTTCCATCAATCTCACTATCGAAATTTCAAGCATTTCTATCTCATCAAGGTGAAATGCGATTGGCAACAAGAGTTTCCTCTAGCTGTGAGCTATCAACGCTTTGTGACATGGATACCTTCGAGCTTGATTCCTCTCTGTACATATCTGCGACGATGCTTCGGACAATGCACTGGTATTAGCTTCATTGATGCCACCAGCATCAAGGTTTGCCATAATCGCCGTATCTCTCAACATCGTGTTTTTGAAGGTTGCGCGGCAAGGGGCAAGACTTCGGTGGGATGGTTCTTCGGCTTCAAACTACACCTGGTCATCAATGAGCGAGGAGAATTACTCAACGTCCAAGTGACGCCCGGAAATACCGATGACCGCCAACCTGTAGTGGAGTTATGGCAAGACTTATGGGGTAAAGTCTTTGCCGATAAAGGCTATGTCTCACAATCTTTAGCCCAGCATCTTCAAGAGGAACATGAGGTGACCCTAATGGCTAAACCTCGTCGAAATATGAAGCATCATTTGATGGTTTATCAAGATAAACTTTTTGCTCGTAAGCGGGCTTTGATTGAGACAGTTATTGACCAACTGAAGAACATCTCACAGATTGAACATTCCCGACATCGCAGTCCCACAAACTTTTGTGTGAACTTGCTGTGTGGGCTGATTGCTTACTGCCATCAACCCAAAAAACCTTCTTTACAGCTTGATTAG